A window of Actinobacillus suis ATCC 33415 contains these coding sequences:
- a CDS encoding helix-turn-helix domain-containing protein: MSPIGSSWTSFEREVFNELEMEENHFRVKLILEIIETRQALGISQRKLEKLSGVKQSMIARVEKGSSNPSLGTLLKLLVPLGKTLQIVPLDDTHSK, from the coding sequence ATGAGCCCCATTGGTTCTAGTTGGACATCATTTGAACGAGAAGTGTTTAATGAGTTGGAAATGGAAGAAAACCATTTTCGTGTTAAATTGATTCTTGAAATTATTGAGACCCGACAGGCGTTAGGTATTTCACAACGTAAATTAGAAAAACTAAGTGGCGTAAAACAATCGATGATAGCCCGGGTTGAAAAGGGAAGCTCCAATCCTTCTCTTGGTACGTTACTAAAATTACTGGTGCCGCTGGGGAAAACATTACAAATCGTGCCTTTAGACGATACTCATTCTAAATAA
- a CDS encoding calcium/sodium antiporter, which translates to MLYASLAIVIGLILLVWSADKFVEGAASSARHFGMSPLLIGIVIVGFGTSAPEMIVSASSALKGASGIALGNAYGSNITNIALILGVTALIKPIMVASEVIKRELPILILVTVISAYMLFDAQVTQLEAVILLVIFTLYMGWTIWVGLRNKDDALAQTESLQTEQLPLKKALFWVAIGLAFLMASSQLLVWGAVEVAKYFGVSDLVIGLTIVAIGTSLPELASSIIAARKGESDLAVGNIVGSNLFNSLAVVGIAGAIEPMQVESAVFSRDMLVMFALTLLLFFFAYSFKKKQAKITRLEGGIFLLCYIGYTLYLLKTAL; encoded by the coding sequence ATGTTATACGCTTCTCTTGCCATTGTAATTGGCTTAATTTTACTCGTTTGGAGTGCAGATAAATTTGTAGAAGGCGCAGCTTCATCTGCTCGCCATTTTGGCATGTCTCCGTTGTTAATCGGTATTGTGATTGTCGGTTTCGGTACATCCGCTCCGGAAATGATTGTTTCGGCATCTTCAGCGCTAAAAGGCGCATCAGGCATTGCACTTGGTAATGCTTACGGCTCTAATATTACTAATATTGCCCTTATCTTAGGGGTTACTGCGTTAATTAAGCCCATTATGGTAGCTTCGGAAGTGATTAAACGTGAATTACCGATCCTGATTTTAGTAACGGTAATCTCCGCTTATATGTTGTTTGATGCGCAAGTCACTCAGCTAGAAGCGGTCATTTTATTGGTGATTTTTACGCTATATATGGGCTGGACGATTTGGGTTGGCTTACGCAATAAAGATGATGCGTTAGCACAAACAGAATCGCTTCAAACGGAACAATTACCACTTAAAAAAGCACTCTTTTGGGTTGCGATCGGTTTAGCGTTTTTAATGGCAAGTTCACAATTACTTGTCTGGGGGGCGGTTGAAGTAGCGAAATACTTTGGCGTAAGTGATTTGGTGATTGGCTTAACGATTGTGGCAATCGGTACATCATTACCGGAATTAGCATCATCAATCATTGCCGCTCGCAAAGGTGAATCGGATTTAGCGGTAGGCAATATCGTTGGTTCAAACCTGTTCAACTCCCTTGCGGTTGTCGGTATTGCCGGCGCAATTGAACCGATGCAGGTAGAATCAGCGGTATTCTCTCGTGATATGTTAGTGATGTTTGCCTTAACGTTATTACTTTTCTTCTTTGCTTACAGCTTTAAGAAAAAACAAGCTAAGATTACACGTCTAGAAGGCGGTATTTTCCTATTATGTTATATCGGCTATACCCTCTACTTACTTAAAACCGCACTATAA
- a CDS encoding YbhB/YbcL family Raf kinase inhibitor-like protein produces the protein MKVISSAIKNGAFEDQYGKRGSQFSPNGMPSYSIPFEISDAPQGTKSFAVVLEDKDAITASGFVWIHWLIADLERTKIAENESLTATDFVQGANSWASKLGNFSIEEASNYGGMAPPNCKHRYELIVYALDTKLNLTSGFRFNDLHFAMQDHILATASVMGTYDV, from the coding sequence ATGAAAGTGATTAGTTCAGCAATCAAAAATGGGGCGTTTGAAGACCAATACGGTAAACGTGGTAGCCAATTTAGTCCAAATGGAATGCCGAGTTATTCCATTCCGTTTGAAATTAGCGATGCACCGCAAGGTACGAAATCTTTTGCTGTTGTTTTGGAAGATAAAGATGCGATTACTGCAAGCGGTTTTGTCTGGATTCATTGGTTAATTGCCGATTTAGAACGCACCAAAATTGCCGAAAACGAAAGTCTAACGGCAACTGATTTTGTACAAGGTGCTAACTCGTGGGCAAGTAAATTAGGTAATTTCTCGATCGAAGAAGCTTCAAATTATGGCGGCATGGCACCACCGAATTGCAAACACCGCTATGAACTTATTGTTTATGCGTTGGATACCAAGCTGAATTTAACTTCCGGTTTCCGTTTTAACGATCTGCATTTTGCAATGCAAGACCATATCTTAGCTACAGCAAGTGTAATGGGAACTTATGACGTTTAA
- the artP gene encoding arginine ABC transporter ATP-binding protein ArtP produces the protein MAIRIHNVNFFYGSSQALFDINLDIEKGDTVVLLGPSGAGKSTLIRTLNLMEIPQSGTLEIAQHKFNLSAKTDAKEIALLRREVGMVFQQYHLWPHLSVMQNLIEAPMKVLGLTKDEAVQRAKSHLERLRLGEFADRFPLQLSGGQQQRVAIARALMMQPQVLLFDEPTAALDPEITAQVVDIIKELQGTGITQVIVTHEVGVARKVATKVVYMEKGKIIEQGGADCFEHPKTAQFENYLSHSE, from the coding sequence ATGGCAATTCGCATTCACAACGTCAACTTTTTTTACGGTTCAAGCCAAGCATTATTCGATATTAATTTAGATATCGAAAAAGGCGATACGGTAGTGCTGTTAGGTCCGAGCGGTGCGGGTAAAAGTACCCTGATTCGCACGCTAAACTTAATGGAAATTCCACAATCAGGTACGCTTGAAATCGCACAACATAAATTCAATCTTTCAGCAAAAACCGATGCCAAAGAAATTGCATTATTACGCCGTGAAGTTGGTATGGTGTTTCAGCAGTACCATTTATGGCCGCATTTAAGTGTGATGCAAAACTTGATTGAAGCGCCGATGAAGGTGTTAGGCTTAACTAAAGATGAAGCGGTACAGCGTGCTAAATCGCATTTGGAGCGTTTACGTTTAGGCGAATTTGCCGATCGTTTTCCATTACAGTTATCCGGTGGTCAGCAACAACGTGTGGCAATTGCCCGTGCATTAATGATGCAGCCACAGGTGTTATTATTTGACGAGCCGACTGCCGCACTTGACCCGGAAATTACCGCACAAGTGGTTGATATTATTAAAGAACTGCAAGGAACCGGTATTACCCAAGTTATCGTTACCCACGAGGTCGGTGTAGCTCGTAAAGTGGCTACCAAAGTGGTGTATATGGAAAAAGGCAAAATTATCGAACAAGGCGGAGCGGACTGCTTTGAACATCCGAAAACTGCTCAATTTGAAAATTATCTTTCTCACTCAGAATAA
- a CDS encoding transporter substrate-binding domain-containing protein: MKKLLLASAIALSAFPVQAKDLTFAMEPSYPPFELTNEKGEIIGFDVDIANAICKEIQANCSFKSQSFDGLIQAVKQKRIDAAISAIDITEARAKQVAFTEAYYDSSASFIAVKGKADLNTAKNVGVQNGTTFQQYVVAEAKQYAPKSYASLQDAVLDLKNGRIDIIFGDTAVLADMLSKEAELSFVGEKVTNQKYFGNGLGIAVNKSNSELVAELNKGLAAIKANGEYQKIYDKWMTK; the protein is encoded by the coding sequence ATGAAAAAATTATTATTAGCATCAGCCATCGCACTTAGTGCATTTCCAGTACAAGCAAAAGATTTAACCTTTGCTATGGAACCTAGCTATCCGCCGTTTGAATTAACCAATGAAAAAGGTGAAATCATCGGTTTTGATGTAGATATTGCCAATGCAATCTGTAAAGAAATCCAAGCAAATTGTTCATTCAAAAGTCAATCATTTGACGGTTTAATTCAAGCGGTAAAACAAAAACGTATTGATGCGGCGATCTCTGCGATTGATATTACCGAAGCACGTGCAAAACAAGTGGCTTTCACTGAAGCTTATTACGATAGTTCGGCAAGCTTTATCGCAGTAAAAGGTAAAGCAGATTTAAATACGGCTAAAAACGTGGGTGTACAAAACGGTACGACTTTCCAACAATATGTCGTAGCGGAAGCAAAACAATATGCACCGAAATCATACGCTTCATTACAAGATGCAGTGTTAGATTTAAAAAATGGTCGTATTGATATTATCTTCGGTGATACAGCGGTATTAGCTGATATGCTATCAAAAGAAGCGGAACTTTCATTTGTAGGTGAAAAAGTAACCAATCAAAAATATTTCGGTAACGGCTTAGGTATTGCGGTCAATAAATCAAATAGCGAGTTAGTTGCGGAATTAAATAAAGGTTTAGCGGCAATTAAAGCAAATGGTGAATACCAAAAAATCTACGATAAATGGATGACTAAATAA
- the artQ gene encoding arginine ABC transporter permease ArtQ has protein sequence MFSEYLPLIYSATLMTLGLALASLVVGLLLSMLFVVLETNKQPCISKPTSVFLALLRGLPEILVVLLIFFGSTELLEKITGEYIEFSAFNCGVLALSLIFSAYASQSLRGAIQAVPNGQWESGAALGLSRAHTFLKIIMPQVWRHALPGLSNQWLVLLKDTALISLIGVDDLMRQTDLINTNEHQPFTWYGLAALIYLAITLISQVIIARLEKRFTRFERGGK, from the coding sequence ATGTTTTCAGAATATCTTCCGCTTATTTATAGTGCAACCCTAATGACCTTAGGGTTAGCACTCGCCTCTCTGGTAGTCGGCTTATTACTTTCAATGCTGTTTGTGGTACTTGAGACCAATAAACAGCCTTGTATTAGTAAACCGACTTCTGTTTTTCTAGCATTATTGCGTGGTTTACCTGAGATTTTAGTAGTTTTACTGATTTTCTTCGGTTCTACCGAATTGCTTGAGAAAATTACCGGTGAATATATTGAATTTAGCGCATTTAATTGCGGGGTATTAGCGCTTTCGTTAATTTTTTCCGCTTATGCTTCGCAATCGTTGCGTGGTGCGATTCAAGCCGTACCAAACGGACAATGGGAAAGTGGTGCAGCTCTTGGGTTAAGCCGTGCGCATACGTTTTTAAAAATTATTATGCCGCAGGTTTGGCGTCATGCTTTACCGGGTTTAAGTAACCAATGGTTAGTATTGTTAAAAGATACGGCTTTGATCTCTTTGATTGGCGTGGATGATTTAATGCGTCAAACCGATTTAATTAATACCAATGAACATCAGCCTTTCACATGGTACGGTTTAGCGGCATTAATTTATTTAGCGATTACTTTAATTAGCCAAGTAATTATTGCCAGACTTGAAAAACGTTTCACACGCTTTGAAAGAGGGGGTAAATAA
- the artM gene encoding arginine ABC transporter permease ArtM translates to MFQDYLAVIAQGIPTSLSLTAVSLLIAFVLAVVFTFLLSMENKLIKAAVNGYLMLFTGTPLLVQFFLIYHGPGQFQWIVDSFAWQFLSDAWFCAALALALNSAAYSTQLFHGAVKAIPKGQWETCAALGLSRLDTLKILIPYALRRALPSYSNEIILVFKGTSLASTITLLDIMGYARQLYGTEYDAITIYGIAGAIYLVITGIMTILLRRVEAKVLAFERPATDKA, encoded by the coding sequence ATGTTTCAAGATTATTTAGCCGTCATAGCGCAAGGAATTCCGACCAGTTTAAGTTTAACCGCCGTATCGTTGCTGATTGCCTTTGTGTTAGCAGTGGTTTTTACTTTCTTGCTATCAATGGAAAACAAGCTGATTAAAGCGGCGGTAAACGGTTATTTGATGCTATTTACCGGTACACCGTTGTTGGTACAGTTCTTTTTGATTTATCACGGACCGGGGCAGTTCCAATGGATTGTCGATAGCTTTGCATGGCAATTTTTATCGGATGCGTGGTTTTGTGCGGCGTTAGCGTTGGCATTAAATAGCGCGGCATACTCAACCCAATTATTCCACGGGGCGGTAAAGGCAATTCCGAAAGGGCAATGGGAAACTTGTGCAGCACTTGGTTTAAGCCGTTTAGATACTTTGAAAATCTTAATTCCATACGCATTACGCCGTGCGTTACCGTCGTATAGCAATGAGATTATCTTAGTGTTTAAAGGTACATCGTTAGCTTCGACTATCACGCTATTGGATATTATGGGCTATGCCCGCCAGTTATACGGTACGGAATACGATGCGATTACTATTTACGGTATTGCCGGAGCGATTTACTTAGTAATTACCGGTATTATGACGATTCTGTTACGTAGAGTAGAGGCGAAAGTGCTGGCATTTGAACGTCCGGCAACGGATAAAGCGTAA
- the tehB gene encoding SAM-dependent methyltransferase TehB: MQNLICYKQMPVWTKDSLPQMFQEKHNTKQGTWAKLTILKGELKFYELTEQGEEVNSLTFTPENLPPFVEPQLWHKVEALSDDLECQLAFYCEAKDYYAKKYNLTTTHSEVLNAVNYVKAGKALDLGCGRGRNSLYLNLLGFDVTAVDHNAESIEFLNYMIEKENLSNIETGIYDINQATIGNQNGEYDLIVSTVVMMFLNRERIPAIIENMQKNTKVGGYNLIVCAMSTEEYPCPMPFSFTFGERELANYYQDWELVKYNEDLGELHKTDANGNRIKMRFATMLAKKVA; the protein is encoded by the coding sequence ATGCAAAACTTAATTTGCTACAAACAAATGCCGGTTTGGACCAAAGACAGCCTGCCACAAATGTTTCAAGAAAAACATAACACTAAACAAGGGACTTGGGCAAAATTAACCATTCTTAAAGGCGAATTAAAATTTTATGAATTGACTGAACAAGGTGAAGAAGTTAATAGCCTGACTTTTACCCCTGAAAATCTGCCTCCGTTTGTTGAACCCCAACTTTGGCATAAAGTTGAAGCGCTTTCTGATGATTTGGAATGTCAGCTCGCATTCTATTGTGAAGCAAAAGATTACTATGCGAAAAAATATAACCTGACCACTACACACTCCGAAGTGTTAAATGCGGTTAATTATGTGAAAGCCGGTAAAGCGTTGGATTTAGGTTGTGGACGAGGACGCAATTCACTCTATCTGAATTTACTAGGGTTTGATGTGACAGCGGTAGATCATAATGCTGAGAGTATCGAATTCTTAAATTATATGATTGAGAAAGAGAATCTGAGCAATATCGAAACGGGTATTTATGATATTAACCAAGCGACAATTGGTAATCAAAACGGTGAATATGATCTGATTGTTTCGACAGTTGTAATGATGTTCTTAAACCGTGAACGCATTCCGGCAATTATTGAAAATATGCAAAAAAACACCAAAGTCGGCGGTTATAACTTAATTGTGTGTGCGATGAGTACTGAAGAATATCCGTGTCCGATGCCGTTCTCATTTACCTTCGGCGAGCGAGAGTTAGCGAACTATTATCAAGATTGGGAATTAGTGAAGTACAACGAAGATTTGGGTGAATTGCATAAAACCGATGCGAACGGTAACCGCATTAAAATGCGTTTCGCGACCATGTTAGCTAAGAAAGTTGCGTAA
- the hpaC gene encoding 4-hydroxyphenylacetate 3-monooxygenase, reductase component, translating into MSCIPKPQKVPEFSQQFRNAMAHLSAAVSIVTTNGAAGKIGITVSSVCSVTDTPPTLLFCINQNSSVHDIIKQNGKVCINVLSHEQEEMAKHFACMLNSSMEERFAWDIWDEGIDRQPVLRGSISSLQGDIVNTHSVGTHTIFMVELKHIDVTPNTGLVYFGRQFKGVEI; encoded by the coding sequence ATGTCTTGTATTCCAAAACCTCAAAAGGTACCTGAATTTTCACAACAATTTCGTAATGCCATGGCGCATTTATCCGCTGCGGTCAGTATTGTAACGACCAACGGCGCGGCAGGTAAAATAGGCATTACTGTATCATCGGTTTGCTCGGTTACCGATACGCCACCGACATTACTTTTCTGTATTAATCAAAACAGCTCCGTACACGATATCATCAAGCAAAACGGTAAAGTGTGCATCAACGTATTAAGTCATGAACAAGAAGAAATGGCGAAGCATTTTGCGTGTATGCTAAATAGCAGTATGGAAGAACGCTTTGCTTGGGATATTTGGGACGAAGGGATTGACAGACAACCGGTGTTACGCGGTTCAATCTCGTCTTTACAAGGTGATATTGTTAACACCCATTCGGTTGGCACACATACGATTTTTATGGTGGAGCTGAAACATATTGATGTCACCCCAAATACCGGTTTAGTCTATTTCGGTCGCCAATTTAAAGGCGTCGAAATTTAA
- a CDS encoding HI1450 family dsDNA-mimic protein, whose translation MNKLTPDEAIDLAYDIFLEMAGENLDPADILLFNLQFEERGAVEMVETSENWDQEIGTLIDPDAFAEVWVGLVNDKDEMDDVFARFLISHDADNREYHVIWKE comes from the coding sequence ATGAACAAATTAACTCCAGATGAAGCGATTGACCTCGCTTATGATATTTTCCTTGAAATGGCGGGTGAGAATTTAGATCCTGCGGATATTTTATTATTCAATTTACAATTTGAAGAGCGTGGCGCCGTTGAAATGGTCGAAACCTCGGAAAATTGGGATCAAGAAATCGGCACTCTGATTGACCCTGACGCATTTGCCGAAGTCTGGGTTGGCTTAGTAAATGATAAAGATGAAATGGACGATGTATTCGCACGCTTCTTGATTTCTCATGATGCGGATAACCGAGAATATCACGTTATCTGGAAGGAGTAA
- the rsmD gene encoding 16S rRNA (guanine(966)-N(2))-methyltransferase RsmD: MKKNRNSTLQNKPTGEVRVIAGLWRGRKLPVLNAEGLRPTTDRVKETLFNWLMNDVAGSRCLDCFAGSGSLGIEALSRQAQAVVFLEKFANAANLLKNNLTSLKTINGTVINTDTLQYLAQKNPDQGFQVVFVDPPFNHGFVPKVLTLLAENQWLADNALIYVETEKNHPPLELPNNWQIIKEKTAGQVISRLIQCL, from the coding sequence ATGAAAAAAAATCGTAATTCCACTTTACAAAATAAACCGACCGGCGAAGTGCGTGTCATTGCTGGGCTATGGCGAGGGCGAAAGCTGCCGGTATTAAATGCGGAAGGTTTACGCCCGACTACCGACCGGGTGAAAGAAACTCTGTTTAATTGGTTGATGAATGATGTGGCGGGCAGCCGCTGTTTAGATTGTTTTGCGGGCAGTGGTTCACTTGGTATCGAAGCACTCTCTCGCCAAGCACAAGCGGTTGTTTTTCTTGAAAAATTTGCAAATGCGGCAAATCTACTGAAAAACAATTTAACCTCACTTAAAACCATCAATGGTACAGTGATTAATACCGATACGCTGCAATATTTAGCCCAAAAAAATCCTGATCAGGGGTTTCAAGTGGTATTTGTCGATCCGCCTTTTAATCACGGCTTTGTGCCGAAGGTGCTAACATTATTGGCTGAAAACCAATGGCTTGCCGACAATGCGCTGATTTATGTGGAAACGGAAAAGAACCATCCGCCGCTTGAATTACCAAACAATTGGCAAATTATTAAAGAAAAAACCGCCGGACAAGTAATAAGTCGCTTGATCCAATGTCTATAA
- the ftsY gene encoding signal recognition particle-docking protein FtsY, with the protein MAEKKKGFWSWLGFGKKDEPKQDDVPAEQNVESTAETLEQKVEQAEQKAEQLQETVEQKLEDLEDKIEDKFEQITSQPEIKQFVDSVEQKAEQVEDFVERIEDAIEQKFEQIEEFVEQKSEQIEQFVEDKVEEAKSFLHETAEKIEQSFEQEKEQSVSIIDTAKAEIPPTDVTQNIEQEVEETSVQAVEFGENLANETTTEPEPVNHHQQIEERVEKVVEAELAGEVKTKSDAEENFEELEELVELEAEKAEHEQAAQKADDYQEKPSEGGFFSRLLKGLVKTKQSIGSGFRNFFSGKKIDDDLFEELEEQLLVADLGMPTTTKIINSLTQHATKQQLKDADLLYQQLKVELGEVLKPVSQPLEIDTSKKPYVILMVGVNGVGKTTTIGKLARKFQAEGKSVMLAAGDTFRAAAVEQLQVWGERNNIPVVAQSTGSDSASVIFDAMQSAASKGIDILIADTAGRLQNKNNLMDELKKIVRVMKKYDESAPHEIMLTLDAGTGQNAISQAKLFNEAVGLTGITLTKLDGTAKGGVIFAIADQFNIPIRFIGVGEKIEDLRPFNAEEFIEALFEHEE; encoded by the coding sequence ATGGCAGAAAAGAAAAAAGGTTTTTGGTCTTGGCTAGGTTTTGGCAAAAAAGATGAGCCGAAACAAGACGATGTTCCGGCGGAACAAAATGTTGAATCTACAGCAGAAACGCTAGAACAAAAAGTCGAGCAAGCAGAACAAAAAGCCGAGCAGCTACAAGAGACAGTAGAACAAAAATTAGAAGATCTTGAAGATAAAATTGAAGATAAGTTTGAGCAAATTACCTCGCAGCCGGAAATCAAACAATTTGTTGATTCAGTTGAGCAAAAAGCGGAACAGGTTGAGGATTTTGTTGAGCGCATTGAAGATGCGATTGAGCAAAAGTTTGAACAAATCGAAGAATTCGTTGAACAAAAATCAGAGCAAATTGAGCAATTTGTTGAGGATAAAGTCGAAGAAGCCAAAAGCTTTTTGCATGAGACAGCGGAAAAGATAGAGCAATCTTTTGAGCAAGAAAAAGAACAATCCGTTTCAATTATTGATACGGCTAAGGCCGAAATTCCGCCAACAGATGTTACCCAAAACATTGAGCAAGAGGTTGAAGAAACCTCGGTACAAGCGGTCGAATTTGGTGAAAATCTTGCAAATGAAACGACAACTGAGCCAGAGCCGGTAAATCATCATCAGCAAATCGAAGAACGTGTTGAAAAAGTTGTAGAAGCGGAGCTTGCTGGCGAAGTTAAAACAAAATCGGATGCGGAAGAAAACTTTGAAGAGCTGGAAGAATTAGTTGAGCTTGAGGCAGAAAAAGCAGAACACGAGCAAGCGGCACAAAAGGCGGATGATTACCAAGAAAAACCAAGTGAAGGTGGCTTTTTCAGCCGCTTGTTAAAAGGGCTCGTTAAAACGAAACAAAGCATCGGTTCCGGTTTCCGTAATTTCTTTAGCGGCAAAAAAATCGATGACGATTTATTTGAAGAACTGGAAGAGCAGTTATTGGTCGCCGATTTGGGCATGCCGACCACAACTAAGATTATTAACAGCCTTACGCAACACGCAACTAAACAGCAGTTAAAAGATGCGGATTTACTTTATCAGCAACTTAAAGTTGAGTTGGGCGAAGTATTAAAACCAGTTAGCCAACCGCTTGAAATCGATACAAGTAAGAAGCCTTATGTAATTTTAATGGTTGGCGTGAACGGGGTGGGTAAAACTACCACTATCGGTAAATTAGCTCGCAAATTCCAAGCGGAAGGTAAATCTGTAATGCTTGCCGCCGGTGATACTTTCCGTGCCGCTGCCGTAGAACAGTTACAAGTTTGGGGTGAACGTAACAATATTCCGGTGGTCGCACAATCTACCGGTTCGGACTCTGCTTCGGTGATTTTTGATGCGATGCAATCAGCGGCGTCAAAAGGGATTGATATCTTAATCGCAGATACTGCTGGTCGTTTGCAGAATAAAAACAACTTAATGGATGAGCTGAAAAAAATCGTACGTGTGATGAAAAAATATGATGAAAGCGCACCGCACGAAATTATGCTTACCTTAGATGCCGGTACAGGACAAAATGCAATTAGCCAAGCGAAGTTATTTAACGAAGCGGTCGGTTTAACCGGTATTACCTTAACTAAATTAGACGGTACGGCAAAAGGTGGTGTGATCTTTGCGATTGCCGACCAATTTAACATTCCGATTCGCTTTATCGGGGTCGGTGAAAAAATTGAAGATCTCCGCCCATTTAATGCGGAAGAATTTATCGAAGCATTATTTGAACACGAAGAATAA
- the ftsE gene encoding cell division ATP-binding protein FtsE — translation MIKFTNVSKAYKGGKPALQGINFHLPVGGMAYLTGHSGAGKSTLLKLIMGIERANGGQVMFNGHDITRLEAHELPFLRRQIGMVHQDYRLLTDRTILDNVALPLIIQGMNQQIVEREARIALERVGLANKANYLPLHLSGGEQQRVDIARAIVHRPILLLADEPTGNLDEKLSFEIFRLFEEFNQSGTTVLVATHDTNIISKRPKPCLVLEQGHLRN, via the coding sequence ATGATTAAATTCACAAATGTAAGTAAAGCCTATAAAGGTGGCAAGCCGGCATTACAAGGTATTAATTTCCATTTGCCGGTTGGCGGTATGGCGTATTTAACCGGCCATTCCGGTGCCGGTAAAAGTACCTTGCTTAAGCTGATTATGGGCATTGAGCGTGCAAATGGTGGGCAAGTGATGTTTAACGGACACGATATTACACGTCTTGAAGCACACGAATTGCCGTTTTTACGCCGCCAAATCGGTATGGTTCACCAAGATTACCGTTTACTTACCGATCGTACCATTCTGGATAATGTCGCTTTGCCGTTGATTATTCAAGGTATGAATCAGCAAATTGTTGAGCGTGAAGCGCGTATCGCTTTAGAACGTGTCGGCTTGGCAAATAAAGCCAATTATTTACCGCTACACCTTTCAGGCGGTGAACAACAACGTGTGGATATTGCCCGTGCGATTGTACATCGTCCGATTTTATTATTAGCTGATGAGCCGACCGGTAACTTAGACGAAAAATTATCGTTTGAGATTTTCCGCTTATTTGAAGAATTTAATCAATCCGGCACAACAGTATTGGTCGCAACTCACGATACCAATATTATTTCAAAACGCCCGAAACCATGCTTAGTATTAGAGCAAGGTCATCTTAGAAATTAA